The stretch of DNA TCATTCTCTACGGCCTGGTGCGCTTCTTCCGCTGGCTCCCGCCGCTCGAGTTCGTGGCCTTTACCGAGAACCCGCTGGAGAACCTCAAGCAGCTCGTCTGGCCGGCGGTGGCCCAGGCCTACTACATCAGCGCCCCCATCACACGGCTCACGCGCTCGCAGATGCTCGAGGTGATCCGGCAAGACTACGTCCGCACGGCCCGCGCCAAGGGATTGGCCGAGCGGGCCGTCGTGTATCGCCACGCCCTGCGGAACTCACTCCTGCCGGTCGTGACCTTCATCGGCTGGTGGGGCGGCCGGCTCCTGGGCGGTGTCGTCATCATGGAGATGATCTTCGTGGTTCCCGGCATGGGCACGGCGCTGGTCCAGGCGGTGAGCCAGCGCGACTATCCGACCGTGCAGGCGCTGGTCTTCGTGATGGCGCTGGTCTTCCTCACGGTCAACCTGACCGTGGACCTGCTCTACGCGTGGCTCGACCCCCGCATCCGCTACGCCTGACGCGCTCCCCCCTCGGCCGCCTCGTGGCCCGCCAGCCGCTGGGCGCCGCCGGCGCCCTGGTCGTCCTCGGGCTGCTCGCGGTGGCCGTGTGGGCGCCCCGGCTGGCGCCCCACGGTCCCAAGGACGCGGCCTTCGCGCCCTACCTGCCGCCGAGCGCCGAGTTCCTGATGGGCACGGACCAGGTGGGCCGCGACGTGCTGAGCCGGGTGATCTGGGGCGCCCGCCTGTCCCTCTACGTGGGCCTGGCCTCGGTGGTCTTCGGCGTCACCCTGGGGTCGCTCTGGGGCGTGGTCACGGCCTACTTCGGCGGCTTCGCCGACACCGGCAGCCAGCGCGTCGTCGACAGCCTGATGGCGCTCCCGCCGATCATCCTGGCCCTGTCGCTGATGGCGGCGCTCGGCCAGTCGGTGAACAACGTGATCCTGGCCCTGGCCATCCTGCTCACCCCGACCGCGGCGCGGACCCTCCGGGCGGTGGCCCTCGGCGTCGGCGCCTCGCCCTTCATCGAAGCGGCGCAGGCTGCCGGCTGCTCGCACTGGCGCATCATCGCGCGCCACCTGATCCCCAACTGCCTGGCGAGCTACATCGTCCTGATGTCGACCAACGTGTCCTACGCCATCGTGGTGGAGGCCTCGCTCTCCTTCATCGGAGCGGGGGCGCCGCCCGACGAGCCCTCCTGGGGCGGGATGCTGACCGCCGGCATCCAGGCCCTGGAGACGGCGCCCTGGATGGTGTTCTTCCCGGGCCTGGCCATCAGCCTGGCCGTGTTCGCCCTGAACCTTCTCGGGGATTCGATCCGCGACCTCACCGACCCGCGGCTGCGGGGCGGGCTGGGGTGACCGAGCGAAGCCGTGCTCACGACGGTCCCGTTCGGCCTCGAAGACAGGGACGCCGGCTTTCCAGCGGCAACCCGCCAAGCCAGGCGACGAAACGCGCCCGGTGTGCTCGACCGGCTGCCCCCTCGCCGCACGAGGCGTCCGGGCGTGTCCCCCCCGGGCGAGCGCCGAGCCCGCGCCGTCAGGCGCCGCTCAGCGGGCGGCAGCCGGCTTGCTCTTGCCCCCGCTCGCCTCGTAAGCCTCCACGGCCTCCTTGAGGTCTCGGTACTCGGAACACGGGAAGAAGCAGAGCTTGTCGAGCCGGGCCAGGTGTTCCCTCGCCTTGGGCAAGTTGTCGAGCGCGAGGTAGGCCTCGCCGATGTACTCGTGGGCGCCCCGGTGCCGGGGATCGAGCACCAGCGCCTTCTCGTAGAGCGGGATCGACCGCTCCGGGTCGCCGCCGCGCCGGATCGCGTAGGCGAGCCAGTTGTACGCGTCCGCGTTCTGGCCATCCCGGGTGGTGACCCCCTCGAGGAGCCGGCTGGCGGCCGAGAAATCGCCGGCTTTGATGGCCTTGACCGCGGCCGTGTAGTCCGGATCCTCCCGAGTGCTCGAGCCGAAGGGATCGCCTCCCCCGCTGCCACTCCCGCCGCCACCCCCGCCGCCACCGTCGGGAAGGCCGACGGCCGGCAAACCGAGCAGCCCGGCCAGGACGAGGCCGCAGCAAAACGAGCGGATCGACGTCTTCCCTGTCGCCATGCTTTCCTCCTCGTTCCTCCGGGCAGACTGCGGTCGCTCCCTCTGCCCCATCAACGCTCCGG from Candidatus Methylomirabilota bacterium encodes:
- a CDS encoding ABC transporter permease — translated: MRTYVVRRLLLFIPTLFGASILIFALMRLVPGDIAEILVYQTGSESSAIQKRQIQQIRHELGLDQPVVIQYLDWMGGAARGDFGQSYTQRRPVGEILRERFPRSMELAFLTLVIAVLWAIPLGVVSAVRQNTIVDYAARIASLSGLSLPLFFTGALILYGLVRFFRWLPPLEFVAFTENPLENLKQLVWPAVAQAYYISAPITRLTRSQMLEVIRQDYVRTARAKGLAERAVVYRHALRNSLLPVVTFIGWWGGRLLGGVVIMEMIFVVPGMGTALVQAVSQRDYPTVQALVFVMALVFLTVNLTVDLLYAWLDPRIRYA
- a CDS encoding ABC transporter permease; protein product: MARQPLGAAGALVVLGLLAVAVWAPRLAPHGPKDAAFAPYLPPSAEFLMGTDQVGRDVLSRVIWGARLSLYVGLASVVFGVTLGSLWGVVTAYFGGFADTGSQRVVDSLMALPPIILALSLMAALGQSVNNVILALAILLTPTAARTLRAVALGVGASPFIEAAQAAGCSHWRIIARHLIPNCLASYIVLMSTNVSYAIVVEASLSFIGAGAPPDEPSWGGMLTAGIQALETAPWMVFFPGLAISLAVFALNLLGDSIRDLTDPRLRGGLG
- a CDS encoding tetratricopeptide repeat protein, which codes for MATGKTSIRSFCCGLVLAGLLGLPAVGLPDGGGGGGGGSGSGGGDPFGSSTREDPDYTAAVKAIKAGDFSAASRLLEGVTTRDGQNADAYNWLAYAIRRGGDPERSIPLYEKALVLDPRHRGAHEYIGEAYLALDNLPKAREHLARLDKLCFFPCSEYRDLKEAVEAYEASGGKSKPAAAR